The nucleotide window AAGCACAAGCACGTCCATTACTTGCAAGCATACGAATAGTCAATCGTCAATACGCACGAACACGACGTCGCACGACCGTTATGTACAGCTTCATCCGATCAATGGTCCGACGGGCTTCCCAAGCAAGTCCAGCAGCGCGTCAATGAGAAACTTGGGCAGCACCCCAATCACGGCCGGATCCAGcagggaggagaagacggtgcGGGTCTCGCATTGCGTGTTGCGGTTCCGCCCGTTCATCGTATCGATGAGCCACGACAGcgccttgggcgccgccagaATGGCCAGCTTCTCGTGGTCTGACTCCCTGTCGCGCTGGTACTCGATGggcgtgccgccggcgcaccacttgtcgacgagcgcgtccgTCTCGCCGATGGGGCTGATCTCGTCCTTGACCGACTTATAGATGAAGAGCGGGATGCGTGGCGTCCCCGTGATGCCCTGGGCGTTCTCCTCGATGAtgcgcaccgccgtcggGTTCGTGTACACGAGGTTCCGGTCGTCAAACATGCCCACAATGTCCTTGTTCTCAAACTGCTTCGAGTTGGCCGCCAGGCACTGCCCGCGCACCTTGAAGAACTCGTCGCGGTACTGCGGCAGCAGGTGCTGCTCCACGACCGGCACCAGCTCCGGGTACTGGTTCAtcagcccgacgacgcccgtcgGGATCAGCCCCGCGGACCCCTTGCCGTTGATGCTCGTCACCACCGTCGTGATGTTGGGCACCGTcccgcccacggccgcgccCGCAATCTTGAGCTCCGGGGCGTACGTCGGCTGCAGCTCCGCGGCCCagagcgaggcgaggctgccgcccgaATAACCCCACATGGTGACCGTCGGATTCGTGCTGATGCCCGTGAAGGAATGGGAGTTGATGGCCGCGCGGATCCCGTCGAGCGTCGCGTAGCCGGCCAGAGCGTTGGCCAAGAAGGCGCCCTTGGGGCCGAGGAAGTCGGGCGCAATGACAACCCACCCCCtttcgagggcggcctcgacaagcagcagctccgcctcggtcaCCATGGTGCCCATGTCCGGGCCCTTGGCGTGGTCGAACTGGAACGCATAGGATGGCGCGCAGTTGATGGTGGCCGagtcctcggcgacctggtACGACAGGACCTTTGTGTAGTCGGCGCTGTGCGGCACCATGACGGTCACGGCCGTTGCGGTCGCGTTGCCTAGACTGTCCGTCGTGCGGTATAGGATCTGATAAGACGCCTCGAGGTTCACGGGGAGCAGCCCAAACGCCGCGatgggcttgggcggcgcccggTGCTTGAGGATAGTCCCCGGtttgatggcgtcgaggccgcccggCACGGCGTACCAGGGGTCCTTGCTCGGCAGCACGCCCTGGGCCCGGTCGACCAGCAGCCGGTCGGACGGAGGCGCCGCAAGGGCAacgcccgccgagacggccaaggacgccacGAGCCGGAGTCCGAACGCGACCATGGTGTGATGACGGGTGACGACCTCTCGgggttgtcgacgaggagacgaggAGTTGGTCTTGGTATGCGACGACTCCTTGCGACGATACCACCGCCTCTTCCCAGAGAAGAGCGAGCGTCAATGACTTTGGAGAGAGACAACGCTGCTACTAGTACTCAGTGCTCACTCTTTCCGTGCACCTACAttcctcgaggacggccacAATCGTTCAAGCATATCCCATCAACCGGGACAGTGCCCCGTCTTTAAACACAGCGCGGCTGAGCTCGCAAAATAGACCGAGACCTGTTCTTTCTGCTCTCCGTATCCCATTCATCATGGGTGAGACATCACATGCCCCCCTAGGTCCCCGACCCGAGTCACCGCCTGCCCGACCAAAACGCCAAAGCCATGGCTacgaggctggctggcggcccaATGCCCGCCTAGTGACATGTACGTGAGGTTGTATCGGCCCCCTCGGCATACATGCACCACGCGCGCGAACCATCGGTCGCCGAGCCATGCCAAGGTATCGCAGCTGGCTTACACACAAAGTCACGCCCCCCcctgcgcgcgcccgcgccccgggTTGCACCGCATACATAGCCGTGCCGGCGCAGCTGACTGATTAATCTCCCCGACCGGTCATCGCCCCTGCTGAGACTTCCTTTTCCGTGCTTTCATCCATGCATTACTGGCCGCTTACGGAGGGTTAATCAACGGTTGAGCCGAGCTGGTGAACCCAAACTCGGAACCTCGCCGCAGTCACTTGCTTACCGCGTAGCATGCGCACGGACAGCCGCGCACTTTGGAAGAGGCGGTCCATCGAAAAGGAAGACAAGTAACTAGTTAGTAGTAGAGCATAAAGGGCAAGATGCAGTGAGTGGATGAAAGAGGGACAGGAATGCGCAAGTGCCAATGCGCCCCCCGAAGGGCCGATTGTCGTTGCAACCCATCTAAACCGCGGTCCCGCGCTGGCGCCCGCATGCAACCACACGCGATCAGCGCTGCCGTCTGCCAAACTCGAGCATAGCCGGGGGCTTCACCACCAGACTAACTTATTACCTAGTTCGTATCTGGGGTGTGCTCCCCTTTCGTTCCGCCTGCGGGGTAGCTATGTAGCCTTTGCAACgccgtacttcgtacttggtacaGCCCTTTCCCATCGCTTATGCACGGTCTTCATCCCCCGCATCGCCGGTGTAAGTGAAGTGCATTCGACAACCTCGAGTTCGACTCCGCACTTACAGGAtggggcaccaccaccgtcacaTCGCGGCCACCCTCGCTTCGTGCTCCCCCCTCTCGAATAGGCCCTCATCGTCCTTTTCGTCTTTGCGGAGGCGGCTTCTCGCGAGGAAGCGCccagccccccccttctACACAGCCGCTGCTTGATCATGGGTATCACCCCCACGGCACGCATCGTCTTCTACCCCACGATCGACAAGCAGTCACACACCTCGCTTCCGCGTAGCCTTGCATTGGCGTATATGCCGACCGGGGAATTTGGGAACGACTGAAGTAGTACCATTGTCGGGATGATGATAAGCCGCGATGCCAGCCGTGCCGACCCCATCGTTAAGCCTGTTCCTGCACTGTTCTTCTATCCCTCCATGTCAGTTGTCTCACACCTGTGTGGACAAGTGTCTGGCCTATACGATATCGTAGCCGCCCACCACTCTCAAATGCTAGGCGAAGTCATTGGTCATACGGACGACTTGCATGTTGTCAAGCCTTCTATGCTAGATCACGGAGATGTAGCCGAATGCAGTCACCGCCAAGGGTTTCTGACGCATCCTGTGGCGTGACTCGGCGGGGAGCGTATAGGAACACGCAAGCGAGGCTTGCACTGACGGATCAGCTCCGGGACTGATGCATCGCGAAAGCTTCCTCGGCTGGGGCGTACGATGACTACTCTGCTTCCCCGGCTTTAGTCCCGGACAGCCGAGGTAAAGGTTGTGAAAGGTCCATGATGATGGGTTTGTAAATTGCATGCGCGAACGAGAATTCTTGCGCTGAACCACCAACCAGCTCACCCTCTCGACTGCCAAAGAGAGCTACCCGCAGCTATACACTTGCATGGGTTGCCGGCATCGACACGCGGTTGAGTTTGATAATACTTGTCCCTCGCCAAACGCTCGGAAATTCGTCAGTTGCAACTCAACAAATCAATGCAAGAACACACGCTTTGTTGAGATGTCCAGATAATGATAAATGTGCTAATTAGACATATAGAAAGGAACCCAGTcttcgcttcttcttcttctcctcttctTTCTCCTCCGCCTCACCCGCCTTCCTGATCTTCCTCCCGCAACTAACTCTAAACCGGTAGGGTAGATTAGTTGCGGGTAGAATTATAGTTTCTGCGGGGGTTGCCTATCCCGCCGGGACGCAGAAGCGGCTGGTTCTCCCGCGCAATGGCCcgctcctcgcgctcctGTATGTGATCAAGATCTTCTTCCGTCTCGGCGTAGCGCTCCGGGTGCCCGGTGAAGGGACCAGGTAGGCCGCGCTCCCAGCCTTCCGAATAAGTCCGATtggcagacgggcggcggggggccgcggccgtgccATCGGCCGAGGGATGTGGCCCGTTGACGCTATGCTCGGCGCTGTGACCGTCGTATCGGCGTGCCGCGATTTCATAATACACACCGAGAACCAGCACGGTGCCTTGCATCACGGCCGTCAGAAGATAGATCGCCCAAGTGCTCCAGCCCTCGGGCCCGAGCCTCGCATAGAGACTGGCCGCGAACAAGAATCCTCCAGGTGTTTGGATGCACATCATGGGGATGCTCAAGCTTCCGACGTGCTTCAAATGGTACGTCATCCATATCTGCGGGACGTACTGAACGGCCGCGA belongs to Purpureocillium takamizusanense chromosome 1, complete sequence and includes:
- a CDS encoding uncharacterized protein (EggNog:ENOG503Q4QK~COG:I~SECRETED:SignalP(1-21~SECRETED:cutsite=ALA-AP~SECRETED:prob=0.8846)), with protein sequence MVAFGLRLVASLAVSAGVALAAPPSDRLLVDRAQGVLPSKDPWYAVPGGLDAIKPGTILKHRAPPKPIAAFGLLPVNLEASYQILYRTTDSLGNATATAVTVMVPHSADYTKVLSYQVAEDSATINCAPSYAFQFDHAKGPDMGTMVTEAELLLVEAALERGWVVIAPDFLGPKGAFLANALAGYATLDGIRAAINSHSFTGISTNPTVTMWGYSGGSLASLWAAELQPTYAPELKIAGAAVGGTVPNITTVVTSINGKGSAGLIPTGVVGLMNQYPELVPVVEQHLLPQYRDEFFKVRGQCLAANSKQFENKDIVGMFDDRNLVYTNPTAVRIIEENAQGITGTPRIPLFIYKSVKDEISPIGETDALVDKWCAGGTPIEYQRDRESDHEKLAILAAPKALSWLIDTMNGRNRNTQCETRTVFSSLLDPAVIGVLPKFLIDALLDLLGKPVGPLIG